A single region of the Zygotorulaspora mrakii chromosome 4, complete sequence genome encodes:
- the APL2 gene encoding Apl2p (similar to Saccharomyces cerevisiae APL2 (YKL135C); ancestral locus Anc_2.430), protein MAPLNKKIQKFLKDSIRVAPKISKKGELAELRNGLVSPYPQTRKDAIKKTIQQMTLGKDVSSLFPDVLKNIATNDVEQKKLVYLYVMNYAESHPELCILAVNTFVTDAQDPNPLIRCMSIRTMSMVRVDKILEYVEIPLRRTLQDDNPYVRKTAVICVAKLFQLNQELCIELGVLEDLVSALDDSNPMVVANATAALTEIHGVDPSVVSLPKLINSHVSQFLLALNECTEWARITILGALADYSAKDSLEAQDIIDRVSAHLQHVNPAVVLATIKVIIRNLPQIQQQNFKAISLKLSSALVSIMSTPPEMQYVALKNIRIILEKYPELLVKELRIFYVKFNDPLYVKLEKIDIMVRLVDATNLKQCNLLLTELKEYAMEFEPEFVSKSIQGITQLAIKYSGEKFVSKALDDLLELVDRTENLKDDCCIAMCDLLRHCPTNEKIASDICALLNSWAVPESSLISDAAKCNYIWLMGHYPEKFTDLEGKLDQMIENFVQEECMTQASILMTVVRLHTQLPGSTLQNVLEMATTSVNEIDIRDMAMIYWRCLSMPNSDTLVDQLCKSVAPIFENALDNFSTETLEKLLNELSTISSIYFRPQSVRAKRYVLRQNIVRGKRMDELKDMAKNEIAKNMNDDVLLDFGDDEPKTSSSGNVSSNLLDDLDDIFGFNSTGATTSSETKDMQSSTNKMNTSTTNTQDLLNLF, encoded by the coding sequence ATGGCTCcattgaataaaaaaattcaaaagttccTCAAAGATTCGATAAGAGTTGCCCCTaagatatcaaagaaaGGTGAGCTAGCCGAACTGAGAAATGGTTTAGTGTCGCCATACCCACAAACTCGTAAAGATGCAATCAAAAAGACCATTCAACAGATGACGTTGGGGAAGGATGTTTCATCTCTATTTCCTGACGTTCTAAAAAATATTGCCACGAATGACGTCgaacagaaaaaattggtGTATTTGTATGTCATGAATTATGCGGAATCACATCCTGAACTCTGTATCCTGGCGGTGAACACGTTTGTGACTGATGCACAAGATCCCAATCCCTTGATTCGCTGTATGTCTATCAGGACTATGTCAATGGTGAGAGTAGACAAAATTCTAGAATATGTGGAGATTCCATTGCGCCGCACATTGCAGGACGATAATCCATATGTTCGCAAAACTGCAGTTATATGTGTTGCTAAGCTTTTCCAATTAAATCAGGAGCTCTGCATTGAACTCGGTGTTTTGGAAGATCTCGTTTCGGCATTAGACGACTCCAACCCAATGGTCGTTGCAAATGCAACAGCTGCGCTTACAGAAATTCATGGTGTGGATCCAAGTGTGGTATCCTTACCAAAGTTAATAAATTCACATGTTTCACAGTTTTTACTAGCATTGAACGAATGCACGGAATGGGCAAGGATTACCATTTTGGGGGCCCTTGCCGACTATTCCGCAAAAGATTCACTGGAAGCACAAGACATCATAGATCGCGTCTCGGCTCATCTGCAACATGTCAATCCTGCTGTAGTGCTGGCCACTATAAAGGTCATAATCAGAAATCTCCCTCAAATACAGCAACAGAATTTCAAAGCGATAAGCTTGAAATTGTCATCTGCACTAGTTTCTATAATGTCAACACCGCCTGAGATGCAGTACGttgctttgaaaaatattcgAATAATACTGGAGAAGTATCCTGAACTCTTGGTAAAAGAACTAAGAATTTTCTACGTCAAGTTTAATGACCCACTATATgtgaaattggaaaaaattgacaTTATGGTTAGATTGGTGGATGCAACAAATTTGAAGCAGTGTAATTTATTACTAACGGAATTGAAAGAGTATGCGATGGAATTTGAACCTGAATTTGTGTCGAAATCTATTCAGGGAATTACACAACTTGCTATTAAATACTCTGGTGAGAAATTTGTTTCGAAGGCGTTAGATGATTTGCTGGAGTTAGTAGATAGAACagagaatttgaaagacGATTGCTGTATAGCAATGTGCGATTTACTGAGACATTGCCCCACAAACGAAAAAATAGCTAGTGACATTTGTGCCTTATTGAATTCATGGGCGGTCCCAGAGTCATCATTAATCTCAGATGCAGCAAAATGCAATTACATATGGTTAATGGGCCATTATCCCGAAAAATTTACTGATCTTGAAGGGAAGCTAGATCAAATGATAGAAAATTTTGTGCAGGAGGAGTGCATGACGCAAGCTTCAATACTAATGACTGTCGTAAGACTGCACACGCAATTGCCAGGTAGTACACTTCAAAACGTATTAGAGATGGCTACCACATCTGTCAATGAGATAGACATTAGAGACATGGCTATGATCTACTGGAGGTGCTTGTCAATGCCAAATTCAGATACTTTGGTTGATCAGCTATGTAAATCTGTTGCCCCTATATTCGAAAACGCTTTGGATAACTTTTCAACTGAAACTTTAGAAAAGCTGCTAAATGAGTTGTCAACAATAAGCTCTATCTATTTCAGGCCACAGTCGGTTAGAGCTAAAAGGTATGTTCTACGCCAAAACATTGTCCGAGGGAAACGCATGGATGAACTCAAAGATATGGCAAAGAATGAAATTGCAAAGAACATGAATGATGACGTATTATTAGAttttggtgatgatgaaccGAAAACGTCTTCAAGCGGAAAtgtttcatcaaatttgcTTGATGAT